In Tolypothrix sp. NIES-4075, the following proteins share a genomic window:
- the rpmF gene encoding 50S ribosomal protein L32 codes for MAVPKKKTSKSKRDKRKATWKHKAVIEAQKALSLGKSILSGRSTFVYPTAEEEEEEE; via the coding sequence ATGGCTGTTCCTAAGAAGAAAACATCAAAGTCCAAAAGAGATAAACGTAAAGCTACCTGGAAGCACAAAGCTGTAATTGAAGCTCAGAAAGCTCTTTCGTTAGGCAAGTCGATTTTGTCTGGACGTTCTACATTTGTCTATCCAACTGCTGAAGAAGAGGAAGAAGAGGAATAA
- a CDS encoding actin-binding WH2 domain-containing protein translates to MLHKQSRQIKHFAVLISLLRDRQNFLEEIRQGTGLQSKTTSLFVSSSIFFAIYGGIIGASHSWGQALSGAIKLPAFYLLTLIICFPTLFFFNVLFGSRSSIQQHFVVLLTAVSVISVLLFSLAPVTLFFMITAPDSYQFFKLLNVLVFGITGAFGVKFLYEGMQLLSQQDEVGKRTRTTILRSWLFLYAFVGMQLGWFLRPFFGAPGTKFELFRAAQGNFYLDIVAAISEILGYR, encoded by the coding sequence ATGCTTCATAAGCAATCTCGTCAAATCAAACATTTTGCTGTTCTGATTAGTTTATTGCGCGATCGCCAAAATTTTCTAGAAGAAATTCGTCAGGGAACGGGATTACAAAGTAAAACTACTTCGTTGTTTGTTTCTAGTTCTATTTTCTTTGCCATATATGGGGGAATTATTGGTGCATCTCATAGTTGGGGACAAGCGTTATCTGGTGCGATTAAATTACCGGCGTTTTACTTATTAACGCTCATCATTTGTTTTCCAACTTTGTTCTTTTTTAATGTTTTATTTGGTTCCCGTAGCAGTATTCAACAGCATTTTGTAGTGTTACTCACAGCTGTGTCAGTAATTAGTGTTTTGTTATTCAGCTTGGCACCAGTTACGCTGTTTTTTATGATTACGGCTCCAGATTCTTATCAATTTTTCAAGCTGTTGAATGTGTTAGTTTTTGGCATCACAGGTGCATTTGGGGTTAAGTTCCTTTATGAAGGAATGCAGTTACTTTCTCAACAAGATGAGGTAGGAAAACGAACCCGGACAACTATTTTAAGATCCTGGTTATTTCTTTATGCTTTCGTGGGGATGCAGTTAGGATGGTTTCTCAGACCATTTTTTGGCGCCCCTGGAACTAAATTTGAGTTGTTTCGGGCAGCGCAAGGTAACTTTTATCTTGATATTGTGGCAGCCATATCAGAGATTCTGGGGTATCGTTAG
- a CDS encoding actin-binding WH2 domain-containing protein: protein MIERQSQGIKYFAVLIGLLRDRQAFLEEIREGTRLPSKIISLLVCSSIFIAIYGGIIGAYHSWMQALSSAVKLPSLYLITLLICLPTLYFSNIIFGSRRNFPQHFALVLTAVSITSVLLFSFAPITLFFLITTNNYQFLILLNVVIFALTGFIGISSLYQATNLVLEQDNQGSNTRKKILQFWLLLYAFVGSQLGWTLRPFFGTPDSPFQLFREREGNFYLSIIQAIGYLLGFR, encoded by the coding sequence ATGATAGAACGGCAATCTCAAGGAATAAAATACTTTGCGGTACTGATTGGTTTATTACGCGATCGCCAAGCATTTCTAGAAGAAATTCGCGAAGGAACGAGATTACCAAGTAAAATCATTTCTCTACTAGTTTGCAGTTCGATATTTATTGCGATTTATGGCGGAATTATCGGTGCATATCATAGTTGGATGCAAGCTTTATCTTCCGCTGTCAAATTGCCATCTCTCTATTTAATTACCTTGCTGATTTGTCTGCCGACATTGTATTTTTCTAATATTATTTTTGGGTCAAGGCGGAATTTTCCTCAGCATTTTGCATTGGTGCTAACTGCGGTTTCAATAACAAGTGTGTTGTTATTCAGTTTTGCACCAATTACGCTGTTTTTCTTGATAACTACTAATAATTACCAGTTTTTAATTTTGTTAAATGTAGTTATCTTTGCTTTAACTGGATTTATTGGAATTTCTTCTTTATATCAAGCAACCAACTTGGTTTTAGAGCAAGATAATCAAGGTAGCAATACCCGCAAGAAAATCTTACAATTTTGGTTATTACTTTATGCTTTCGTAGGTAGTCAGTTAGGATGGACTCTCAGACCATTTTTCGGCACACCTGATTCTCCTTTTCAACTATTTAGAGAAAGGGAAGGCAACTTTTATTTGAGCATTATTCAAGCTATTGGCTACCTTTTAGGATTTCGTTAG